One genomic region from Cucumis melo cultivar AY chromosome 9, USDA_Cmelo_AY_1.0, whole genome shotgun sequence encodes:
- the LOC103498564 gene encoding uncharacterized protein LOC103498564 isoform X1 has product MGTEDFIALPASGDSGNETESNESLTFNETREAYSQSSVLKCKDDDASIEKAELVDDVQLEDMHCVPQSDLVDETQRSDSDMEIEDLNNLPDFSKTRSRSENSEILSKAEDLPVNSADGNILPSNEPLQQNELHTRYEDVCHVESQNFQKDLVDNSSFSKTGGQLTVMNGVSIDFNELNSGAPMENGSATSHHHGGPSKIQKSDGISGVKRPRMAMEAMDEQQPSVHIVYTSLTRDSKQKLDELLKQWSEWHAQQGSLSRDDKDTENLESGEETFFPALCVGTKKTSAVTFWMDNQKSEQQQTFVPIDDNSVPLYDRGFTLGLTSANDSSNVEGGQKIIDDASRCFNCGSYNHSLKDCRKPRDNAAVNNARNKYKKQHNSASRNSTRYYQNSRGGKYDDLRPGTLDAETRQLLGLKELDPPPWLNRMRELGYPPGYLDPEDEDQPSGITIYADEKTDEQEDGEITEAEYRKPQKKMSVEFPGINAPIPENADERLWAPEPSSSGLPRNRSNQRLNHYPEYDTRGNDHHQQRWSRDYRDDRPPGVDSIKSPPSFTPRYGGHDFSYDSQTPRGSFSTSRSPNLGRPHSDRGRRSPHRDDDYSRYSSSYSSSLFSPPRRR; this is encoded by the exons ATGGGGACCGAGGATTTCATTGCATTGCCAGCTTCCGGAGATTCTGGAAATGAAACGGAGAGTAATGAATCTCTTACTTTTAATGAAACAAGAGAAGCTTATTCTCAATCAAGTGTTTTGAAGTGCAAGGATGATGATGCAAGCATAGAGAAGGCTGAGCTTGTAGATGATGTACAGTTGGAAGATATGCATTGCGTACCCCAATCTGACCTTGTTGATGAAACACAGCGTTCTGATTCAGATATGGAAATTGAGGATCTGAATAACCTTCCAGATTTTAGTAAGACTAGAAGTAGAAGTGAGAATAGTGAAATACTGAGCAAAGCTGAGGACCTGCCAGTCAACTCTGCAGATGGGAATATACTACCAAGCAATGAGCCCTTGCAGCAGAATGAGCTTCATACAAGATATGAAGATGTTTGTCATGTTGAAAGCCAAAATTTTCAGAAGGACTTGGTCGATAATTCATCCTTCTCGAAAACTGGTGGTCAATTGACTGTAATGAACGGAGtttcaattgatttcaatgaaTTAAACTCTGGAGCTCCCATGGAGAACGGTTCAGCCACATCCCATCATCATGGAGGCCCCAGTAAGATTCAGAAGAGTGATG GAATATCAGGTGTAAAAAGACCAAGGATGGCCATGGAAGCTATGGATGAGCAACAACCTTCAGTGCACATCGTGTATACTTCTTTAACAAG AGATAGTAAACAAAAGCTTGATGAATTATTAAAGCAATGGTCTGAGTGGCACGCTCAGCAAGGTTCTTTATCACGT GATGATAAAGACACTGAAAACCTAGAATCTGGAGAGGAGACCTTCTTCCCTGCTCTCTGTGTTGGCACAAAGAAGACTTCGGCAGTG ACTTTCTGGATGGACAACCAAAAAAGTGAACAGCAGCAAACTTTTGTCCCCATAGATGATAATTCTGTGCCACTTTATGATCGGGGGTTCACTTTGGGACTCACTTCAGCCAATGATTCGAGTAATGTGGAAGG AGGTCAGAAGATAATTGATGATGCTAGCCGTTGTTTCAATTGTGGTTCTTACAACCATTCCTTAAAAGATTGTCGAAAGCCTCGAGACAATGCTGCCGTTAATAATGCTCGCAATAAGTATAAAAAACAGCATAATTCTGCCTCCCGCAATTCAACTCGATATTATCAAAATTCACGTGGAGGGAAGTATGATGATTTGAGACCAGGAACTCTTGATGCAGAAACACGGCAACTGTTAGGTCTCAAG GAGCTTGATCCACCCCCTTGGCTTAACAGAATGCGAGAGTTGGGATACCCGCCGGGATATTTAG ATCCGGAAGATGAGGATCAGCCATCAGGGATTACAATATATGCTGATGAGAAGACTGATGAACAGGAAGATGGGGAAATTACTGAGGCAGAGTATCGTAAACCACAAAAGAAAATGAGTGTTGAATTTCCTGGCATAAATGCTCCCATCCCAGAAAATGCAGATGAAAGACTTTGGGCTCCTGAACCTTCAAGTTCAGGTCTCCCTAGAAATCGGTCGAACCAGCGCTTGAACCATTACCCAGAATATGATACGAGGGGAAATGATCACCATCAACAACGATGGTCCCGGGACTACAGAGATGATAGACCTCCTGGTGTTGACTCGATAAAAAGTCCTCCCTCGTTCACTCCAAGGTATGGTGGTCATGATTTTAGTTATGACTCTCAAACGCCAAGAGGTAGTTTTTCAACTTCAAGGAGTCCTAATTTGGGGAGGCCCCACTCAGATAGAGGTAGAAGAAGCCCTCATCGTGATGATGATTACTCAAGATATAGCTCCTCTTACAGTTCTTCCCTTTTTTCACCACCAAGAAGACGCTGA
- the LOC103498564 gene encoding uncharacterized protein LOC103498564 isoform X2: MGTEDFIALPASGDSGNETESNESLTFNETREAYSQSSVLKCKDDDASIEKAELVDDVQLEDMHCVPQSDLVDETQRSDSDMEIEDLNNLPDFSKTRSRSENSEILSKAEDLPVNSADGNILPSNEPLQQNELHTRYEDVCHVESQNFQKDLVDNSSFSKTGGQLTVMNGVSIDFNELNSGAPMENGSATSHHHGGPRISGVKRPRMAMEAMDEQQPSVHIVYTSLTRDSKQKLDELLKQWSEWHAQQGSLSRDDKDTENLESGEETFFPALCVGTKKTSAVTFWMDNQKSEQQQTFVPIDDNSVPLYDRGFTLGLTSANDSSNVEGGQKIIDDASRCFNCGSYNHSLKDCRKPRDNAAVNNARNKYKKQHNSASRNSTRYYQNSRGGKYDDLRPGTLDAETRQLLGLKELDPPPWLNRMRELGYPPGYLDPEDEDQPSGITIYADEKTDEQEDGEITEAEYRKPQKKMSVEFPGINAPIPENADERLWAPEPSSSGLPRNRSNQRLNHYPEYDTRGNDHHQQRWSRDYRDDRPPGVDSIKSPPSFTPRYGGHDFSYDSQTPRGSFSTSRSPNLGRPHSDRGRRSPHRDDDYSRYSSSYSSSLFSPPRRR; encoded by the exons ATGGGGACCGAGGATTTCATTGCATTGCCAGCTTCCGGAGATTCTGGAAATGAAACGGAGAGTAATGAATCTCTTACTTTTAATGAAACAAGAGAAGCTTATTCTCAATCAAGTGTTTTGAAGTGCAAGGATGATGATGCAAGCATAGAGAAGGCTGAGCTTGTAGATGATGTACAGTTGGAAGATATGCATTGCGTACCCCAATCTGACCTTGTTGATGAAACACAGCGTTCTGATTCAGATATGGAAATTGAGGATCTGAATAACCTTCCAGATTTTAGTAAGACTAGAAGTAGAAGTGAGAATAGTGAAATACTGAGCAAAGCTGAGGACCTGCCAGTCAACTCTGCAGATGGGAATATACTACCAAGCAATGAGCCCTTGCAGCAGAATGAGCTTCATACAAGATATGAAGATGTTTGTCATGTTGAAAGCCAAAATTTTCAGAAGGACTTGGTCGATAATTCATCCTTCTCGAAAACTGGTGGTCAATTGACTGTAATGAACGGAGtttcaattgatttcaatgaaTTAAACTCTGGAGCTCCCATGGAGAACGGTTCAGCCACATCCCATCATCATGGAGGCCCCA GAATATCAGGTGTAAAAAGACCAAGGATGGCCATGGAAGCTATGGATGAGCAACAACCTTCAGTGCACATCGTGTATACTTCTTTAACAAG AGATAGTAAACAAAAGCTTGATGAATTATTAAAGCAATGGTCTGAGTGGCACGCTCAGCAAGGTTCTTTATCACGT GATGATAAAGACACTGAAAACCTAGAATCTGGAGAGGAGACCTTCTTCCCTGCTCTCTGTGTTGGCACAAAGAAGACTTCGGCAGTG ACTTTCTGGATGGACAACCAAAAAAGTGAACAGCAGCAAACTTTTGTCCCCATAGATGATAATTCTGTGCCACTTTATGATCGGGGGTTCACTTTGGGACTCACTTCAGCCAATGATTCGAGTAATGTGGAAGG AGGTCAGAAGATAATTGATGATGCTAGCCGTTGTTTCAATTGTGGTTCTTACAACCATTCCTTAAAAGATTGTCGAAAGCCTCGAGACAATGCTGCCGTTAATAATGCTCGCAATAAGTATAAAAAACAGCATAATTCTGCCTCCCGCAATTCAACTCGATATTATCAAAATTCACGTGGAGGGAAGTATGATGATTTGAGACCAGGAACTCTTGATGCAGAAACACGGCAACTGTTAGGTCTCAAG GAGCTTGATCCACCCCCTTGGCTTAACAGAATGCGAGAGTTGGGATACCCGCCGGGATATTTAG ATCCGGAAGATGAGGATCAGCCATCAGGGATTACAATATATGCTGATGAGAAGACTGATGAACAGGAAGATGGGGAAATTACTGAGGCAGAGTATCGTAAACCACAAAAGAAAATGAGTGTTGAATTTCCTGGCATAAATGCTCCCATCCCAGAAAATGCAGATGAAAGACTTTGGGCTCCTGAACCTTCAAGTTCAGGTCTCCCTAGAAATCGGTCGAACCAGCGCTTGAACCATTACCCAGAATATGATACGAGGGGAAATGATCACCATCAACAACGATGGTCCCGGGACTACAGAGATGATAGACCTCCTGGTGTTGACTCGATAAAAAGTCCTCCCTCGTTCACTCCAAGGTATGGTGGTCATGATTTTAGTTATGACTCTCAAACGCCAAGAGGTAGTTTTTCAACTTCAAGGAGTCCTAATTTGGGGAGGCCCCACTCAGATAGAGGTAGAAGAAGCCCTCATCGTGATGATGATTACTCAAGATATAGCTCCTCTTACAGTTCTTCCCTTTTTTCACCACCAAGAAGACGCTGA